A stretch of DNA from Paenibacillus sp. FSL W8-0186:
ACACGCTTCTTGATGACTTTCTTCGGCGCTTCGATGACTTCCAGCGCAAAGGCTACGTTCTCGTAAGCGGTCAGCTTGGGCAGCAGCCGGAAATCCTGGAAGATCACGCCGATATTGCGGCGGACATAAGGGATTTTCCGCTGTTTCAGCCTGCCGATATTGAAGCCGTTGACGGAAATTTGTCCTTTCGTGGGTACTTCCTCGCGATATATGAGCTTCATGAAAGTCGATTTCCCCGCACCAGAGGGACCGACGACATATACGAATTCATTGCGGTCTATCTGAACCGAGACGCCGCGAAGGGCGTGAGTTCCATTCGGATAGGTCTTATAAACATCCTGCATTTCTATCAATTCATCACGTCCTAAACCTTGATTCCTTAGTCTGTAGGCTGCTGTATTTCATTTCGACACTTTCCAGCCAATTCCTTTAAAAGCTGAGTTATTTCATCAGCCCGTTTTTTATTGTAACAAATATGTTACCTTTTGAGTACCCTGAACGGCCGAAAGTTTCCAGAATTTCATCATATATATGTTTGTACGCTGCCATGTTCTCGAATTGGAAAGGAGATGCGCATGAAGAGATTGCACCTTGTAACTATTTTGTTTTCTTGCGTTCTGCTTCTGTGGTCTGTTGTCTTTGGAGCTATATTTGTATATGCCAGCCGGGATACCGTGCCGCCCGGCGTCTCGATAAATGGATTGGATATCGGCAGTTTGAAACGGGACAAAGCCGTGGCTTTGGTAGAGGAAATGATCCTGAAAATGGAGCAAGAGAAGGTTGTCGTTACGGTACAGCAAACCAAAGTCAATTCAACATGGAAAGAGCTTGGCGTGCAATATGACGCCTCCCATTTCTACAACGAGCTTGACCGATTGTTTGAAGGTTCTCTATGGGAACGGGCGAAGGCCAGGTGGCATTTCCCCAAGCCCTGGGAACTGCATGTAAATTTGGACGAAAAAAAACTGCGCAGGCTGTTTACGCCACAGTGGGAGCAGAGCCGTTTCGGCAGCCCTACCGATGCCGTGCGCCTCATTTCCCAAGCCGACAAAATCACTTATCTGCCAGAGCGCTCCGTCAGCCGGATCGATTGGATTACTTTTGGAGCCATGATTCAGCAGCGCAGTCTGAAGGCTCTGCACCAAGAGAGCATACCCGATGAGAGAACCCGCCAGGCCAAGCAGGGGCTGCCTGTTCTTGAAGTACCGCTCTACACCCTCCGGCCCAAGGTGACCCTGGAGAGCCTGCACCAGCAGGGCATCGAGCGGAAGATCACCGAGTTCACGACCGGTCTGCACGGAAGCGGGGAAGGTCGGCGGCATAATATTGAAGCAGCAGCACGCACAATCGATGGAATGGTATTGGCTCCGGGGGAAACCTTTAATTACGAGCAGGTCATTAAGACTGCGGAGGACAAGTACGGCTTCCGGGAGGCCCCGGTCATTTTTGGCGGCAGGCTCGTTCCTGGTGTCGGAGGAGGCATTTGCCAAGTGTCCAGCACACTCTACAATGCCGTTATTCTGGCCGGATTGGATATCGTAGAGAGACGCAATCACACGCTGCCCGTCAGTTACGTTGCTAAAGGTCTGGATGCCACGTTTGCGAGGGGATATATCAATTTCCGCTTCAAAAATACGACCGGGCGCCACCTCCTCATTCATTCCCGGGTGAAAGACGACCAGTTGACCGTTAAGCTGTTCGGCGATGCGCCGGGCGACATCACTTATGATGTCGAATCCCTCACTACCCGGACGATTCCCGCCCCTACGAAATACGTTGCCAATCCCTCCCTTGCTCCCGGAACTGAAGAAAAGATTATCGAAGGCAAACCTGGCTATATTGTCGAATCCTACCGGATCAAAAAAATATCCGGCAAACCCGTAAGCAAAGTCAAGTTATCCCGGGATACCTATCCGCCTCAGCCTACCGTCATCGCCATTGCACCTGAAAACACGGGAAACACTCCGGCACCCTCAACGCCGGGCTCGCACGGCACGGCTCCAAAGCTCCTGCTGGAGGATGGCGTAAACGGGCCAAGCTTTTAA
This window harbors:
- a CDS encoding VanW family protein, yielding MKRLHLVTILFSCVLLLWSVVFGAIFVYASRDTVPPGVSINGLDIGSLKRDKAVALVEEMILKMEQEKVVVTVQQTKVNSTWKELGVQYDASHFYNELDRLFEGSLWERAKARWHFPKPWELHVNLDEKKLRRLFTPQWEQSRFGSPTDAVRLISQADKITYLPERSVSRIDWITFGAMIQQRSLKALHQESIPDERTRQAKQGLPVLEVPLYTLRPKVTLESLHQQGIERKITEFTTGLHGSGEGRRHNIEAAARTIDGMVLAPGETFNYEQVIKTAEDKYGFREAPVIFGGRLVPGVGGGICQVSSTLYNAVILAGLDIVERRNHTLPVSYVAKGLDATFARGYINFRFKNTTGRHLLIHSRVKDDQLTVKLFGDAPGDITYDVESLTTRTIPAPTKYVANPSLAPGTEEKIIEGKPGYIVESYRIKKISGKPVSKVKLSRDTYPPQPTVIAIAPENTGNTPAPSTPGSHGTAPKLLLEDGVNGPSF
- the ftsE gene encoding cell division ATP-binding protein FtsE, which translates into the protein MIEMQDVYKTYPNGTHALRGVSVQIDRNEFVYVVGPSGAGKSTFMKLIYREEVPTKGQISVNGFNIGRLKQRKIPYVRRNIGVIFQDFRLLPKLTAYENVAFALEVIEAPKKVIKKRVMEVLDLVGLKNKANRDPSQLSGGEQQRVAIARAIVNNPSVIIADEPTGNLDPETSWGIMQLLDEINFRGTTIVMATHNKEIVNSMRKRVIAIEHGQIVRDEQRGEYGYEF